One stretch of Hevea brasiliensis isolate MT/VB/25A 57/8 chromosome 12, ASM3005281v1, whole genome shotgun sequence DNA includes these proteins:
- the LOC110672607 gene encoding probable E3 ubiquitin-protein ligase RHG1A isoform X1 — protein sequence MQGQRGIIGSLPEILDFDHGSTSGNAIIDQQICWNNMQNPAENPLADFMLSPNHMNTAYVNSVDQERQNLGGWSLGEPSSSGAQNDASHEEQKSERVCSSSAGSCAAGAGRRLGERQYEPGNILPLDTVNVNPQFVQSSNSNTIPQNLNLNAGFVGHGGDNGQIMESSNTYKSGGADNERVLPSSGSHTFLHPSGNSEYMLEEGDGRPVCSLDGHRHSCKRKAIEGHIGQSSMSGSSSFFQCSESSAWPGVPAHYDSGRSLSISAPSEQVNPRLGLGLRGLAADGIPDTSVAGRPETSVAGRPETSQRNFRLRINPSTQESVPSALFSTGSAVRRPSVPSAHRSSRLLPIDHSLDFRSLPAVEGAIPQSQPPVAPVPPLPQNVQSFRWNESSSSRTGSSSSSITLHDREEASPRSISRNIWDPMFVPATELRTSVRNPTNRSVTGGNACVPGNVASTSRSGSSSVVHPLSAPTWVSHQNPTSRNSRRLAEYVRRSLFASAGADSGGQSSTHSPLHSGPSGTSEEAMISSGVGNQVHHRSYPRSSMWMERQVDGVLGIPYPLRTLAAASEGRSRHLVSEQIRNVLDLMRRGESLRFEDVMILDQSVFFGVADIHDRHRDMRLDVDNMSYEELLALEERIGNVSTGLSEETILNRLKQRKYSIAVRSEVEAEPCCVCQEEYNDGEDVGTLDCGHDFHTDCIKQWLMLKNWCPICKTTGLGT from the exons ATGCAAGGGCAGAGGGGTATTATTGGCTCTTTGCCAGAAATACTGGACTTTGACCATGGATCTACGTCAGGTAATGCTATCATAGATCAGCAAATTTGCTGGAATAACATGCAAAACCCTGCAGAAAACCCACTAGCAGACTTTATGCTGTCACCTAATCACATGAACACTGCATATGTTAATTCTGTTGATCAAGAACGACAAAATTTGGGTGGATGGAGTTTGGGTGAACCCAGTTCTAGTGGTGCACAAAATGATGCAAGTCACGAAGAGCAGAAATCAGAACGGGTATGTTCATCTTCGGCAGGTAGTTGTGCTGCTGGAGCTGGTCGAAGGTTAGGAGAAAGGCAATATGAACCAGGCAATATTCTTCCACTGGACACTGTTAATGTGAACCCTCAATTTGTGCAGAGTTCCAATTCCAATACAATTCCACAGAATCTCAACCTGAATGCCGGTTTTGTGGGTCATGGTGGTGATAATGGTCAAATCATGGAAAGCTCTAATACGTACAAGTCTGGTGGGGCAGACAATGAGCGGGTTCTTCCATCTAGTGGTTCTCACACATTTCTGCATCCTTCTGGAAATAGTGAATACATGTTGGAAGAGGGTGATGGTAGACCCGTTTGTTCATTGGATGGTCACCGTCATTCATGCAAAAGAAAGGCAATCGAGGGACATATCGGACAGTCCTCTATGAGTGGAAGTTCTAGTTTCTTTCAGTGCTCAGAGAGTAGTGCATGGCCTGGTGTTCCTGCTCACTATGATTCAGGTCGCAGCTTAAGTATTTCTGCTCCATCTGAACAGGTGAACCCCAGGCTTGGTTTAGGTTTGAGAGGACTAGCTGCTGATGGTATTCCTGACACATCAGTAGCCGGACGACCTGAAACATCAGTAGCCGGACGTCCTGAAACATCCCAAAGAAATTTTCGATTGAGAATAAATCCTTCAACTCAAGAATCTGTTCCCTCTGCTTTATTTTCTACAGGGAGTGCTGTTAGGCGCCCAAGTGTGCCATCTGCCCATCGCTCATCTAGACTTCTTCCAATTGATCATTCATTGGACTTTAGGTCACTGCCAGCAGTCGAAGGTGCGATTCCTCAGAGTCAGCCTCCTGTTGCCCCTGTTCCACCTTTGCCACAAAATGTTCAGTCATTTAGGTGGAATGAAAGCTCTAGCTCTAGAACTGGTAGCTCATCAAGTTCTATCACTTTACATGATAGAGAGGAAGCCAGTCCAAGAAGCATATCAAGAAACATTTGGGATCCTATGTTTGTGCCTGCAACTGAGTTGAGAACCTCAGTTAGAAATCCAACAAACAGAAGTGTAACTGGTGGAAATGCTTGTGTTCCTGGAAATGTTGCTTCTACATCACGGTCTGGCTCAAGTTCAGTTGTCCATCCTTTATCAGCTCCAACTTGGGTTTCTCATCAAAATCCTACTTCAAGAAATTCACGGAGATTAGCTGAATATGTTCGTCGATCTCTATTTGCTTCTGCTGGTGCTGATTCTGGAGGCCAGAGCAGTACTCATTCTCCACTGCATTCAGGTCCTTCTGGAACCTCGGAAGAGGCAATGATTTCTTCTGGAGTTGGTAACCAAGTGCATCATCGATCATATCCAAGGTCATCAATGTGGATGGAGAGACAGGTGGATGGTGTACTTGGAATTCCTTATCCTTTGCGAACTCTGGCTGCTGCCAGTGAAGGAAGAAGCAGGCATCTTGTGTCTGAG CAGATTCGCAATGTCTTGGATCTCATGCGAAGGGGTGAGAGCTTGCGTTTTGAG GATGTCATGATTCTTGACCAATCAGTATTTTTTGGAGTGGCTGATATTCATGATAGGCACAGGGACATGCGGCTTGATGTTGATAACATGTCATATGAG GAGTTGTTGGCCTTGGAAGAGCGTATTGGAAATGTTAGTACTGGATTGAGCGAAGAAACTATATTAAACCGGCTAAAGCAGCGGAAATATTCTATTGCAGTAAGGAGTGAGGTGGAGGCAGAACCTTGTTGCGTTTGTCAG GAGGAATACAATGATGGAGAAGATGTTGGAACACTGGACTGTGGGCATGATTTTCACACTGACTGTATTAAACAATGGCTGATGCTCAAGAATTGGTGCCCCATTTGTAAAACAACAGGGCTTGGTACTTGA
- the LOC110672607 gene encoding probable E3 ubiquitin-protein ligase RHG1A isoform X2 produces MQGQRGIIGSLPEILDFDHGSTSGNAIIDQQICWNNMQNPAENPLADFMLSPNHMNTAYVNSVDQERQNLGGWSLGEPSSSGAQNDASHEEQKSERVCSSSAGSCAAGAGRRLGERQYEPGNILPLDTVNVNPQFVQSSNSNTIPQNLNLNAGFVGHGGDNGQIMESSNTYKSGGADNERVLPSSGSHTFLHPSGNSEYMLEEGDGRPVCSLDGHRHSCKRKAIEGHIGQSSMSGSSSFFQCSESSAWPGVPAHYDSGRSLSISAPSEQVNPRLGLGLRGLAADGIPDTSVAGRPETSVAGRPETSQRNFRLRINPSTQESVPSALFSTGSAVRRPSVPSAHRSSRLLPIDHSLDFRSLPAVEGAIPQSQPPVAPVPPLPQNVQSFRWNESSSSRTGSSSSSITLHDREEASPRSISRNIWDPMFVPATELRTSVRNPTNRSVTGGNACVPGNVASTSRSGSSSVVHPLSAPTWVSHQNPTSRNSRRLAEYVRRSLFASAGADSGGQSSTHSPLHSGPSGTSEEAMISSGVGNQVHHRSYPRSSMWMERQVDGVLGIPYPLRTLAAASEGRSRHLVSEIRNVLDLMRRGESLRFEDVMILDQSVFFGVADIHDRHRDMRLDVDNMSYEELLALEERIGNVSTGLSEETILNRLKQRKYSIAVRSEVEAEPCCVCQEEYNDGEDVGTLDCGHDFHTDCIKQWLMLKNWCPICKTTGLGT; encoded by the exons ATGCAAGGGCAGAGGGGTATTATTGGCTCTTTGCCAGAAATACTGGACTTTGACCATGGATCTACGTCAGGTAATGCTATCATAGATCAGCAAATTTGCTGGAATAACATGCAAAACCCTGCAGAAAACCCACTAGCAGACTTTATGCTGTCACCTAATCACATGAACACTGCATATGTTAATTCTGTTGATCAAGAACGACAAAATTTGGGTGGATGGAGTTTGGGTGAACCCAGTTCTAGTGGTGCACAAAATGATGCAAGTCACGAAGAGCAGAAATCAGAACGGGTATGTTCATCTTCGGCAGGTAGTTGTGCTGCTGGAGCTGGTCGAAGGTTAGGAGAAAGGCAATATGAACCAGGCAATATTCTTCCACTGGACACTGTTAATGTGAACCCTCAATTTGTGCAGAGTTCCAATTCCAATACAATTCCACAGAATCTCAACCTGAATGCCGGTTTTGTGGGTCATGGTGGTGATAATGGTCAAATCATGGAAAGCTCTAATACGTACAAGTCTGGTGGGGCAGACAATGAGCGGGTTCTTCCATCTAGTGGTTCTCACACATTTCTGCATCCTTCTGGAAATAGTGAATACATGTTGGAAGAGGGTGATGGTAGACCCGTTTGTTCATTGGATGGTCACCGTCATTCATGCAAAAGAAAGGCAATCGAGGGACATATCGGACAGTCCTCTATGAGTGGAAGTTCTAGTTTCTTTCAGTGCTCAGAGAGTAGTGCATGGCCTGGTGTTCCTGCTCACTATGATTCAGGTCGCAGCTTAAGTATTTCTGCTCCATCTGAACAGGTGAACCCCAGGCTTGGTTTAGGTTTGAGAGGACTAGCTGCTGATGGTATTCCTGACACATCAGTAGCCGGACGACCTGAAACATCAGTAGCCGGACGTCCTGAAACATCCCAAAGAAATTTTCGATTGAGAATAAATCCTTCAACTCAAGAATCTGTTCCCTCTGCTTTATTTTCTACAGGGAGTGCTGTTAGGCGCCCAAGTGTGCCATCTGCCCATCGCTCATCTAGACTTCTTCCAATTGATCATTCATTGGACTTTAGGTCACTGCCAGCAGTCGAAGGTGCGATTCCTCAGAGTCAGCCTCCTGTTGCCCCTGTTCCACCTTTGCCACAAAATGTTCAGTCATTTAGGTGGAATGAAAGCTCTAGCTCTAGAACTGGTAGCTCATCAAGTTCTATCACTTTACATGATAGAGAGGAAGCCAGTCCAAGAAGCATATCAAGAAACATTTGGGATCCTATGTTTGTGCCTGCAACTGAGTTGAGAACCTCAGTTAGAAATCCAACAAACAGAAGTGTAACTGGTGGAAATGCTTGTGTTCCTGGAAATGTTGCTTCTACATCACGGTCTGGCTCAAGTTCAGTTGTCCATCCTTTATCAGCTCCAACTTGGGTTTCTCATCAAAATCCTACTTCAAGAAATTCACGGAGATTAGCTGAATATGTTCGTCGATCTCTATTTGCTTCTGCTGGTGCTGATTCTGGAGGCCAGAGCAGTACTCATTCTCCACTGCATTCAGGTCCTTCTGGAACCTCGGAAGAGGCAATGATTTCTTCTGGAGTTGGTAACCAAGTGCATCATCGATCATATCCAAGGTCATCAATGTGGATGGAGAGACAGGTGGATGGTGTACTTGGAATTCCTTATCCTTTGCGAACTCTGGCTGCTGCCAGTGAAGGAAGAAGCAGGCATCTTGTGTCTGAG ATTCGCAATGTCTTGGATCTCATGCGAAGGGGTGAGAGCTTGCGTTTTGAG GATGTCATGATTCTTGACCAATCAGTATTTTTTGGAGTGGCTGATATTCATGATAGGCACAGGGACATGCGGCTTGATGTTGATAACATGTCATATGAG GAGTTGTTGGCCTTGGAAGAGCGTATTGGAAATGTTAGTACTGGATTGAGCGAAGAAACTATATTAAACCGGCTAAAGCAGCGGAAATATTCTATTGCAGTAAGGAGTGAGGTGGAGGCAGAACCTTGTTGCGTTTGTCAG GAGGAATACAATGATGGAGAAGATGTTGGAACACTGGACTGTGGGCATGATTTTCACACTGACTGTATTAAACAATGGCTGATGCTCAAGAATTGGTGCCCCATTTGTAAAACAACAGGGCTTGGTACTTGA